The following nucleotide sequence is from Hevea brasiliensis isolate MT/VB/25A 57/8 chromosome 7, ASM3005281v1, whole genome shotgun sequence.
AACACTACGATAActatggaagaggtcacgtaACTTCAGAATGTGGACATTACAGTGAACCTTCCATAGAGCAAATGAACTATgaaaataatggaggaaacttcaactagAGGTAGGTTaataatccatattcaaacacttataaCCTTGGATGGAGAAACTACTTTAATTTCTCATGGTCAAATTTGTAGAATCAGTAAAATCAGCCTATAAATAAGTAGCAGGGATACAGGCTACAACCACCACCTGGTTTTTAGAATAGAGGACAGAATTTAGTGTAGCCACCACTACCACatcaatctcaatagccaaaaccTAAGTTGACCATGCAATCCATGAAAGAGAACTTCTTGACAGCATAACAATAGCAAAATGAGATGATCAAACAATTAGCTTTCAGAGTGGACCAATTGGTTACCCATAATAAGATGCTTGAAAATCAGATTGCCCAGCAAGCTAGTTCCTCAAACAAACAGATCGGTAAGTTGCTAAGTCAACTAGAGATGAACCCTAAAGAACATTGCAAGGCAGTTGCATTGAGGAGTGGTAGACTATTACAAGAGCAAAaactagaagaaaaaaaaaaagcagaaaGGAGAAACTTCTGGAAGTTCTAATAGCCGAATAGAAGAGGAAGAGAAGCAAGCtgaagaagagaaggaagaggaggaaagaaagaaaaagaaattacctGAACCTTAACAACCCCTTTTACCTTTTTCTTAAAGGTTCTAGAAAGCCAAGTTGGATAAGCagtttagaaaatttttgaaaggtttacagaaactttacataaacATTCATTTTATAGAAGCACTATCTCAAATGCCATCttatacaaaatttttaaaggaaaatcTCTCTAAAAAGAGAAGGTTAGAAGATTATGAGATTGTTGCTttgacagaggaatgcagtgccatcctACAAAATAAGCTGCCTCTAAAATTAAAGGATCCTAAAAGCTTTTCCATACATTGTCTCATTGGCAATATGAAAATAGACAAGGCTCTCTGTGATCTTGGTGTTAGTGTAAGCCTAATGCCCCTATCCATATGCCAAAAGCTGAATGTCAGAGAACTCATACCAACTACTATCTCATTACAATTGGCAGATAGATCTGTCAAATACCCAGTTGGCATCTTGGAGAACATCctcatcaaagtaggaaagttctTCATTCATATAGATTTTGTGATCCTAGAGATCGAAGAAGATGTTCAGAATCCCATTATATTGGAAAGGCCTATCTTGGCAACTGCCAGAGCTATTATAGATGTAAAAAATGGGCGGTTAACTCTCAAAATAGGAGGAGAAAAAGAAGTGAAATTCAACCTATTTAGAGTAATGAAGCATAaatctaaatttgatgaatatttaAGGGTTGACATCATATATAAGCTAGTAGAGGAGGAATTCCAAAAGAGATACCCTGAAGATACTCTTAAAGTTTGCATAGTGCACAGTAATACAGTAGATGACGAAAATAAAGAAATTGCAGCTTATGCATAATCCTTGGAAGATAGCCCACCTCTACCCTTGGCTCAAGCACTATTAGTAGAAGAGCTAAAGGAAGAACAACCCAAAACCAAGTCACCAGAGGAGACAAAATAGGTAGAATTGAAACCTCTTCCTTTTACTCTAAGGTATGCATTCTTAGACTCCAACTCAAAATATCCTATTATTATAAATGCTAGCTTGAATAATGTAGAGGAAGAAAAACTTTTAAGGGAGCTTAGGACCCATAGTAAGACTATAGGGTATACCATAGAAGACCTAAAAGGGATTAGCACTTCCATTTGTATGCACAAAATACttataaaagaaaatagtaaGCCCACCATTGAACATAAAGGGGGACTGAACCCTAATATAAAGGAAgtagttaaaaaggaaattttgaaattattagATACAGGTATTATATATTCAATCTCCGATAGTAAATGGGTCAATCCAATGCATGTAGTGCTTAAAAAGGGTGGGACAACTATTgtaaaaaatgaaaacaataagCTGATCCCCACTAAGGTAGTTATTGCTTAGCAtatgtgcattgactatagaaaACTAAATAGTATCACCAGAAAATACTACTTTCCTCttccatttatagatcaaatgctaGAGAGGCTAGCAAAACATTCTTATTTATGCTATCTAGATAggtattcagggcttttctagatcCCTATTCACCCAAAAGACTAAAAAAATGCCACATTTACATGCCCTTATGGCACTTTTGCGTATAAAAGAATGCCCTTTGGTCTTTGCAATGCCTCAGTaacttttcaaagatgcatgatggctatattttctgattatatttaaaatataatagaagtttttatggatgatttcttTATTTATGGAACCACTTTTGACAAGTGTTTATCTAACCTATCCAAAGGGCTATAAAGATGTGAGGAATCAAACCTTGTATTGAATAGGGAAAAATACCATTTCATGGTAAGAGAGGATACAGTTCTTGGTCACCTAGTATCAGAAAGGGAATAGAAATGGACAAGGCAAAGATCGAAAtaattgagaaaatgccaccacCCTTATCGATCAAAGGAGTGCAAAGCTTTTTAGGACATGTaggcttctacagaagattcatcaaagatttCTACAAAATAGCTAAGCCTTTAACTAACTTGCGAAATCAAGATGTTCCTTTTGCCTTTGATGAAAGTTGCCTAGTTTCATTTAACAGGATTAAGGAGGCATTATTTTTGGCACCAATTATGCAACCACCTAATTGGGAGCTGGCATTTAAGGTAATGTGCAATGCAAGTGATTATGCAGTAGGGGCAGTACTAGGATAAAGAAAGGACAATAAGGTCCATTCCATCTACATGCCAGCAAAACACTTGATGACGCATAAGTCAATTGTACAGCCATGGAGAAAGAACTCCTAACTGTAGTGTTTGCAATTGACAAGTTTAGGTCCTGCTTGGTCAGATCAAAAGTCATTATATACACAGGCCATGCTACATCCGGTACCTCTTGAATAAGAAGGAAGCAAAATTAAGGTTGGTCCGGTGGATTCTACTTctgtaagaatttgaccttgaaatcaaagaCAAAAAGGGAACTGAGAATGTGGTAGCTGTCTACCTTTCCAGACTCAAGTAGGGAGAAATAAGGGACAACTTTAAAGACTTGCCAACTAATGATTCCTTTTCAGATGAGCATTTGCTAGTAATTCCCAAGCCCTATGATATGCTGACATTGTTAACTTTGATGTGTGTAGGGTTTTGCCACCCAACATATcctactaataaaaaaaaagtttttacatGATGTAAGGGATTATACTTGGGAAGAACCTCTGTTATTCAAAAGATGCTATGATGggctaataagaagatgcataccatatGAGGAAATAGAGAGTATACTGTAGCACTGCCATTCATCATCATATGGAGGACACTTTAGCACAATAaggacatgtaacacccctatgttcggtagtgcgttctactgctccggtgaccagtgtctgtccggacggctagaatgcctagaactatatttaaatattagtgaggagacatagaataatgaaatacaagaaaagaaaagataagaaaaataaaggaaaaataatagcaatgaaatgtaaccaagttaaacgagtcgagaaccctagcgatgggtgaccgcatcgggaagtcgcggcgtggaccgttgactagccttggaccgcggggaaacctggaaaatatttttaaaacataattaaagacctattgacgtataaatatcattagagacatcaaagaaaaattaattaattagtacaaagaaaagtgagaaatcgagaaaacgacaaaaatcgatgttactgaaaaatcgagaatgcaacccgaacaggggcattgtagtcatttgacactctgagttgtcttttgacctaattgtccattaaaaataaatgatattacacttggaaaatgtcatgaaaaattaaattcgtggtacatagtttaaaaagcaaaaattgggagcttaatgtgagaatttgggagtttaagattaaactaatattaaacatcacatagtgctccactaactcaccaagtagaccacttaatcttcatcttggatagcagattgtcatcttcctcaaacTCCCAAGAACTAGTCGAAAATGGAAgaatgaagaactccatggccgtccaccttGGAGCTTCATACAAGCATGATCCatccatggaaacctcaagctcccttcactaaaagttgtccatacaccttaggcagtagataggcagcaagaagatcaagtttattcaaggttttaaagagtttccaaagtgataagtatgtgttttttattattgtttcattaaagtttgtgtggatgttatgggtagttgaattgtggaaagatttttggagtttgatgtttaaagggagatgtatatttttggcagccatggaaactccataagaacagtttacccttgcttgtaaatggtagattaaatggTTGATtaggtgtttatgtgtgtaggaataaattgggtgatgtatattagatgtatgtgaatgtatacttgattttggaagcttggaagttaattaggagagatgtatgaatcgacaatttgaagtgtggaccaaaaaaatgttgtttcatggtttggtttgtggaatattattgttgaattatggtgcttgttatggcagcttgtacatatgtataaaggtgtgagtttggacatgtgaatgagctatattatgtagttaaattgtgtataaattggacttggtaaattctgtactataaggtgcatattgagtgtggttataagctgcctaaatgaccaaaaatgtgttgtgaaatgtgtttaggttatggtacaaaatagaaatagcatgaatgtgtaacttggtaagtgttaattgTGTATTTGATGATTGATGAACCATGAAtagcagggcagtgtgtatttttgtcttagaaccttaagtgtgtggctccaattggcatgagaccaattggaggtgaaactaggcacaaaaagtgccaactttcatgaaggaagcttaccaaaattctgcttggaaggcaacttgaaaaatgaccaaatccgaattagtgcaattaaggcctgaaaatagaccatttgggcagcagttgatgttttggccataactcgctcaaaacaggtccaattgacctgaaatttttaccatgaatatttgagacatatatctacaagtcttatgagacaccaacacccagaaatgaccataagtaagtcaaatagcttgcacaaattcgggtccaaaaactggccaaacctaaaatgacctaaaatgacctaaagtgaccaatttcggtacattctaaccagcaataataaaatgaccataacttgatctacataactcagaatgacctgaaatttagccctgcgtgcaataagagatagatctacaagtttatagttttgactgaaacccgaaaaccgaggaaactaggtcatccggctaggtcaaattagtataccggaatccgacaaattgcaataaaatgcactatacatggaaataaattgggtaacatatactaacactaaaaggctataaaatatgacatattggttacattaaaacttaattcacctagaatacatcgagggtcaacatcttaggttggctaagaaaatgatagaattcaatgaattaattattaagcattatcgttatagacagtttaaatgagtactgaaacacttcaaattgtgtgtttcagttagcaaagactcagggaagggaaagaaaacactgagtcagagccaagaggcgtatatcagaggttagtgcacaatagttatttcttttgaatttttcaattgaaataaattatgattatttgtatgttattattttaaattgtgtttgtgcacaataattttgatttcttattttctacttaaaaatttatttgaacattatagttttaaattttgtgtctgtgcacaatactttttatgttcactgcttttaccaaaaatttattttgagaaaTGAGTAATGAatgattttttattgttttggctttgagaatcttatttggaaattattgtgttgactactttgcaaatagaaattttgagataaaatgtgatttgggaattgtatgaaatattgtgatttggaattgttttgattcacaattggcatgacactgttactatgttcctcctccatttatggggtgagtgtgattatattcctctctttttgacttatcagtctggggtgagtttgattatattcctccctctttgacttgtcagtctgaggtgagtgtggatgagtactcattatctagctagcttcctccctcattgatttcgattattagggtgagtgtgtcttgtcgtggtgtacaacatggcatgtgctgaaaaattgtgtcatagcctaaattgtgttattgattggaaacactgtattgttcagttatttgatgattggcaaaactgtattattcagttatttgatcaaatggtattattgattagTAAAACCGTGTtactcaattgtttgatcaaattcgtattatatgaactttgtaaattgtgaaatggaattgtgaattatttgatttgtgaattgtcaataaaagatttatatagcgcatttcaaattgttattgtacaccactgagtaaattttactcaatgactttcattctttatcgccgcagtagacagattgacagcagactaggctgctaatgctatattgagagttcatcgggtatattgagtataccatattttgcattttgtattgtaatgtatgttcactgtatgtatataatgttcttggttttgagcagttgtaagttAAAATtgcacattgaagttgtaaaatgaatttgtaaattattttggtttgtaaatattgtgatatatttcttttatctcagtctttgaaaacactgaaaaattattgtgaatttgagttgacaaatgttgagaaaaatattatgttgattaaatattggagtttgagattgagaaatatatttgaagtgctttttataggtttttgaagaactgttttattcaaaatacagatggcactccgccaaaatttttatagaaattactaataattcaaatgtgttagctgtttcactttagttcaaaaaagtttttaacacctgtaaatggtgctcaccactgtaaaagaagtaagaaaagttttaaaatcccttgtagtgtatttaatgggttatcagtagacgaagttggtaattccttgggtatactacgggatcatgttatgccttacagaggggtagggtgtgatatgttttagtggtatcagagctagtttttaaattctgttttcacctgtaatttgaatattctttcttcatagtacaactgctcaatgtcattgcttgatgcatacagtacattacattatgaatatgcactaacggaaggGAATCTCctcgtgttatttgttcaggaggtctaagatcctcgaattgactatggaagagggtgatcgttcaatcgatagaggctaaggtacaaggggatgccccagccctccataatgtcagtggatcagccacactagccccctcagtaccgcagtttcctgcttagttcGCTCTGCAGATGGCTGCAAAGTTCCAACAGATGGCAggtaacgtgcctactcaagtcccactacagacaccagtggtataacCACATTCTTGTGCTAggtagtatgacaaattgatgaaatatagggctattgagttcaaggggatagtagatcttctagaggcagaacagtggtcagagagaatggatagggtgttcaagaaactgcactgcacagaggagctcagatttgaatattcagtgtctctgctacagggggatgcatatgactagtggaaaaccatttcccatagtttggtagaaccttcagtgctaacatggaatgattttctatgggatttcagacaaaaatatgtcccagatgcttatgtggaccagaagctgcaagagttcctaagtctaaaacaggggagtagatcggtagctgaatatgaaagggaattttcccgcctgagccattatgcagtaagtctactttctaccagtagggagagatgtaagaggtttgaaacta
It contains:
- the LOC110633336 gene encoding uncharacterized protein LOC110633336, which produces MKIDKALCDLGVSVSLMPLSICQKLNVRELIPTTISLQLADRSVKYPVGILENILIKVGKFFIHIDFVILEIEEDVQNPIILERPILATARAIIDVKNGRLTLKIGGEKEVKFNLFRVMKHKSKFDEYLRVDIIYKLVEEEFQKRYPEDTLKVCIVHSNTVDDENKEIAAYA